Sequence from the Catenuloplanes indicus genome:
GGCGAACCGGCCGACGGTGCGGGCGCCGGCGGGCCGAGCGTGACCACGGTGCCCTGCTCCGGCACCGGGGTGGCCCGCGGCGCGGTCGTGGTCCCCTCGCCGGGAATCCGGGTGCCCAGCACGACCGCCCCGATCCCGACGACGCCGGCCAGCACGAGCGGGACGAGCCACGGCCGGAACCGCGCGCCGGTACGCGGTGCGGGAGCCTCGGCCGGCCCGGTGTGCGCCGGTGACCCGGCGGGGTCCTCGTCGACGGGGCCCGCGCCGGTGAGACTCGCGTCGGCGGGTTCCGGGCCGGGCGGCGCGAAGACCGGCTCGGGTTCCGGGGGGTCCGCGAGGGCGTCGCGGTGGAGCGGTCGTGGCTCACCGACGTGACCGGCGGCCGCCGGCCCGGCGGCGGGCGGCGCGAACAGCGCCTCCGCGGGCGGCGCGTCCCATGACGGGTTCGCGCCCGAGGGCGAGGGGTCCGCGGCCACGGGGTACGACGACAGCCCGGTCAGCGCGACCGCGCGCTGCACCGTGGGTCGCGCCGCACCGCCGTCCGCGGGACGCGGCCGCTGTGCGCCGCCGGCCTGCGGACCCCGGCGGTAGGCACCGCTGTCGGCCGCTTCCCGGGGACCGGTGCCACCGGCCCCGTGCACGGCTGGGCTGCGGTCGTCGTCCGTACCCGTACCGTGGTCAGGGTTTGCCATGGTCTTCTTTCTCCCGCCCGGTGGACCCGGGGACAGCGGCGACGCGGAACACCGTCTCAGCGGTCCGTCCGGCCGGCGGCGGTCAGCGGGCGGAGGTCCTCCCCGGCCGGCAGCCGGGAAACGACGAACCGTCGACCGATCACGCCGCTGATGCCCCTCCGCCGAACCCCGCCTCGGTACGAGGCGGCCGAACCCGACAGTGATATCAGCCGGACCGCCGGCGCAGGCCCGCGAGCCGCGGCAGGGTCAATGTCGGTGGACTTCCCCCACCGGGCCGATCGGCTTGCCGCCGTGCGGCCTGTTCGCGCCGCCGGACACCGGTAGGTCGTCGTGGCGACCGACGCGGCTGGAGGAATTGGGCGTGCAGTTCCCGGGCCTCGCACCAGTCGGTGTCGCCGGTGTCCGGCTCGGTCACTCCACTGTCGATCCCGGTGAAGTCGCCGCTCATGACGTGTTCCCTTTCGACGGCGTTTCAGTGCTGAGAGAAATATGCCGCACCGGGGTATTCATACGGCATCCCGGAAACGTGCCGATACTACCTGTCCACGTCCGCCGGACGCATTCTTCCGCCGGCGGAAGAAACGTCGGACAGCTTGTCCGCACGACAGCGCTATGACGCGGAACGGCCCTCGTACAGCCGCAGATAGAGCCGGTAGGCGTCGTCCTTGGCCGCGCCGATGTCGTCCGGCTCGACGAGATCGTGCGGCAGGCCGGCCTCGGCCGGGAACTCGTGCGTGGCCAGCGACAGGCCGCGCGCCTGCGCGACGGCCCGCGGTATCGACACGGCCCGCCCCAGGCCGATCAGCGAGTCGTTGACGCTGGTCACCACCGCGATAGAGGCCAGGTTGCCGCCGGTACGGCCGACGTCGAGCGTCTCGGTGAGCCGCACGTACTGGGCGAGCGCGGTGAACGACATGTTCTTCTCGTCGACCCGGTCGGGCAGCACCCGCAGGCCGTACAGCACCGCCAGCGGCCGGATCAGGATCGGCGCGGCCCGGTCCGGGCCCGGCCGGTAGAACGGCGAGATCACCAGTAGCCGGCGCACGTCGTCCGGCCGCTCGGTGACCAGCCGGGTCGTCAGCATGCCGCCACCGGACAGGCCCACCACGCCGGCCTCCGCGCCGAGCGCGCCGGCCACGTCGAGCGCGTCGGAGGCGTACGTGGCGAGGTCCTGCGCGCGCAGCCCGCCCAACGCGGTGCGGTCGGCGTACCCGTGCCGGGGTGCCAGCGGCACGTACACGTTGTATCCCTGGTCGTGGAACGTCCTCGCCAGCTCGGCGAACTGCGCCGGGCAGGCGGTGAACCCGTACAGCAGGAGCACCGACCGCGCCGCCGGACGGACCTCGTGGATCAGCGACAGCGACCGGCACTCCGGCAGGATCCCCGGGTCGGCCGCGTCCGCCGCGATCTTCCCGTCGATCCTGGCGCGCGCGTCGGCGAAGGTGAGCCGCTGCCCGGCCGGGTGCAGGTCGCCGCCGTCGAGCGGCCAGGTGAGGACCGCGACCACCGCCAGCAGGACGGCCACCAGAAGAATGGCGATCGCGCTACCCAGGATGCGAAATAGCCGGGTGATTCGAAGACTCATCAGGAAACAGCTCCGCTGAGTAGGGATGAAGGCAGAGCCTCGTCATGTTCAGGTACGGAATGTCGGCGACCCGTCAGGGGCCGCGCGAACCGCGGCACCATTCTCACCCTGGGCACCGTCGCCGCATACCGAAACCATTACCTAAATTGGGCATAGGCAACTCGTGCCCAGCATTTCCGGACGCGACGAACCCGCACGGCCGTCAGCCGGTCCGGAACTCGCCGGTCAGCACCGCGGCGGCCAGCTCCACCCGGGAGCGGTGACCGGTGCGCAGGAACAACCGGGACAGGCGGCCCTCGATGCCCTTCTCGGTGCTCCGCGTGGCGGCGGCGGGCTGGCGGTCGGTGAGCCCGTCCGCGACCAGCGCGGCCAGCAGCCGGTCGCTGTCGGCCAGCGTCTCGGCCCGTCCCGGGGCGGGCAGGCCGTGCTCGCGCATCGCCCGCAGGACGCGGAACCGGAGCGGACTGACGCGAGGTAGCCGTCGGATGCACCCGGCGTATTTAGGCACCAATTGCCGACGCCGCTCGTCCCGGCACGGCAGACGATGGCGGTTGATTCGCCACCCGACTGCCCTAGGTTCGGACTCCCTGATGCACGACGACCGGCTGACCGCCACCGACGACGACCCGGCGTGCGAGGACGCACGGCTGCGTTCCCTCTACGAGGAGCACCGGCCGTGGCTGCACCGGCGGCTGATGCGGCTGCTCAACGGTGACCGGCACCTGGTGGAGGACGTGCTCCAGGAGACCGCGGTACGTGCCTGGCGGCACCCTGACGCCCGTGGCCCGGACGGCACCTGGCGGTCGCAATGGCTCTACACCGTGGCCCGGAATCTGGCTTTCGACCATATCCGCGCCCTACGGCGGGCCTCGGCGGCGCGGGAGGCCGGCGCCGGGGAGCCGACGCGGTACGACGCGATCGACCGCATGATGACCAGCTGGCAGGTCCGCGACGCGGTCGCGCAGCTGCCGGACCGGCTGCGTGCCGTGCTGATTGAGGTGTACCTGCTGGACCGGCCCATGCAGGAGACCGCGGACCGGCTCGGCGTGCCGCTCGGCACGGTCAAGTCCCGTCTGTACTACGCGCTGCGCGCGCTTCGCGCGTCGCTGGCCGAGCCGCACCAGGAGCGTGCCGCCCGGGGCCGGCGCGCGGTCACTCCTGGAGCAGCCCGGCGTGATCCTTGAGCTGACGGCGCGAGGTGAGGCCGAGTTTGCGGAAGATGTTGCGCAGGTGCGCGTCGACGGTCCGTTTGCTGATGTACAGCTGGCCGGCCACCTCACGCGACGTGGCACCGGCGGCGACCAGCCGGGCGACCGCGAGTTCCTGCATGGTCAGCTGCTCGTACGGCTCCTCCAGCCGGGGCCGGACCGGTTCGCCGAGCCGGGACAGCCCGTCGGCGGCCCGCTGGGCGAATCCCTCGTGGCCGGACCGGGACAGCAGGTGGTGCGCGGTGCGCAGCTGCTCGCGGCATTCGTCATGGCGTCCCGCGCGGCACAGCCACTCCCCGTACAGCAGATGCGCCCGGCCCAGCGGTGAGACCAGTCCGCCGTCGGTGAGCAGCTCGATCGCGTCCCGGAATTGGTGCTCGTCGCCGGTGACCAGCCCGCGGGCGTACGCGGCGATGCCCAGGCCGGCGGCGGTGCCGCTGGCCTCGGTGCGTGCGGTCAGCGACGCCAGCGCCGTAGCCGCGGTGTCCGGCTCGCCGCAGTTGACGGCCGCCTCGACGAGTTCCGGCAGGGCCGGGCCGGTGAGGATGATGCCGCCGTTCTCGACCGCCTTCCGCGCCGCGGCCAGCGCCGCCGGGTAGTCGGCCAGCCCGTTGTGCAGGGTCGCGGTCGCGGTGTCCAGATTCGTGATCCGCCCCGGCCCCTGCACGGCCACGGCGGCCCGCACCAGCCGCGCGAACTCGTCGCGCCGGCCGCGGATCGCGGCCAGGTACAGCCGGTGGTTCAGCAGGGACGGGACACCGGCCGCGTCGGCGACCGCGACCTCCTCGGCGGACGCGGCGATCGCGCGCCCGATGTCGCCCTCGGTCACGGCGCCGCCGGCCTCCTGTGCCAAGCCCAGCTGCAGCACCGACGGCGATCCCGACTGCCGGCCGCGTTTGACCAGCCATTCGGTGATCTCGCGGTACGCGTCCTGGTCCCACAGCTCGAAGGCGATCAGCGACGCCAGCGCCGGGCGCCTGGTCCAGTACGGCTCGTCGCCGTCGAAGAGCGTGCGGCGCAGCAGCGGCGTCGCGGCCGGGAAGCCGCGGTCGACCAGGGCGATCAGTGCGTCGAGCAGGTCCGGCGCGGCCGACGGCGGCGCGAGCCGGGCCGCGGCCACCACCCGGTGGATGATGTCGCCGCCCTGGCCGGCGAACAGGCTCATCTCCACCGCGTCCACGAAGGCGTGCCGGGCCTGCTCCGCGTCGATGGCGGCAAGCCGGCGCGCGGCCCGGGTCATCAGTTCCGGGCCGCGGCCGTCCCGGTACAGCGTGAAGGCCGCGCGGCCCTGGAGCAGCTCGACGTGGGCCTGCTGCTGTTCGTCCAGCGCGGCGTGCTCCAGCGTGTTCAGCAGGTTCATCGCCGCCTCGGTCAGGCCCGCGTCCAGGTGCGCCTGGCCGGCGGCCAGCGTCCGGTCGATCCGGCGCCCGGGATGCGCCGACAGTTCCACCGCGCGTTCCAGGAACGCGGCCGCCGCCGCGACGCCGCCACGGGCCTGGGCGCGCGAGGCGCACCACTCCAGTTCGGCCGCGACCCAGTCGTCCGGCCCGGTGACGGACTGCGCGTGGTGCCAGGCCCGCCGGTCCGGCGCGATCTCCGGGTCGGTGGCCGCGGCCAGCGCGCCGTGCACGGCCTGGCGGTCGGCCGGGGTGGCGGCGCGGTACACCGCCGACCGGGCCAGCGGGTGGCAGAAGCGGATGCGCAGCCCGAAGTCGGCGAGCCCGGTCGCGGAGACCTCGGCACCGGCCGCGGTCACGTCGATGTCGAGCAGGCGGGCCGTCTCCCAGAGCAGGCCGGGATCGCCGGTCGGGTCCGCACTCGCGGCGGTGAGCAGCAGGCGGGCCGGTGCGGACAGCCCGGCCAGCCTGGCCCGGTACCCGTGCTCGACGCGGGCCGGCACCGACGAGGCGTCCGGCGGTGCGAAGCCACCGGCCCGGGGCAGTTCGAGCAGCGCGAGCGGATTGCCCTGCGCCTCGGCGACCAGCCGGTCGCGCACCTGGTCGTCGAGCGGGAACGGGCGGTGCGCGGCGAGCAACGCGCGGGCGTCCTCGTCGGGGAGGCCGCGGACCAGAAGACCAGGCAATTTTTCGAAGCTGTCCGGCTCCTGCCCGGAGCGCACCGCGAACAGCATGCCGATCGGATCCGCCGTGATCCGCCGGGCGAGAAACATCATGATCTTCGACGACGCCTCGTCCAGCCACGCAGCGTCGTCGATCAGGCACAGCAGCGGCCGGCGCCGGGCCGCGGCCGCCAGGAGCCCGAGCGCGGCCATGCCGACCTGGAACGGATCCGGCGTGCCGCCGGCGAGACCGAAGGCCGACCGCAGCGCGTCGCGGTGCCGGGGCGGCAGGTCGTCCAGGTCGGGCAGCAGTGGCAGACACAGCTGGTGCAGTCCGGCGTAGGGCAGTTCCTGCTCGAACTCCGAGCCGGACGCGCGCACGGTCTGCGTGCCCGGCACCGCGTCCGCGGCGTAAGCCAGCAGCGCGCTCTTGCCGATGCCCGCCTCACCGCGGAGGACGAGCGCGCCGCCACGGCCCGCCAGCACGTCCCGGATCAGCTCGTCGAGCTGGCGCTCCTCGTCGCGCCGGCCGACCAGGTAGTGATCATGAGAGAGGAACGTCGGCATGACAGGAACAGTAATTGGCCCACGTCTCAGGGACGCAACGCGTCGCGCCGCGGATGAAATAGACCGTGATTGACTCGTCACGCTGCGCACCACACACCTCGTCGTAGGCAGTTTTGGCCTAGGCAGACGATCCAAAAGATAGGTGATCGGCGCGGTGCGAGAAAGCCCCGCTGCCGACCCTCGTCCTACCGTTCCTCGGCGTCGTCATCACGCTGGTGCGCGGGTTCTCCTGGGGCGTGCTGTTCACACCGGTCGGCCAGCCCGACTCGTCCTACCTGTTCCACTACGGCACGCTGTTCATCGAGGGCGCCGCGTACGTTCTGGTGGGCTTCGCGGCCTGGGTGCACGCGCGCCGGTTCCTCCAGCCCCGTCGCTTCGGGCTGCCCCACCGCCGCGCCGGATACGTCAACGGCCTGGCCGCCACCGCGAAGCTCTACGTCTGGGTCATCGTGCTGCTGGTGATCGGCGCGCTCTACGAGGCGTACACCGTGATCCACTTCATCGCCTGAGCTACGGCGCCCCGCCGGCGTGGTGGGCACGACCGTGCGGCGGACCAGCCCGGCGGTCTCGAGCTGCTGCAGTGCGGACACTCAGCATGCGCGCGGAGATGCCGGCGACCGAGGCCGCGATCTCGGTGAACCGCTCCGTGCCGCGGGCCAGCGCGATCAGGATGCCGGGCGACCACCGCTGCCCGACGACCTCCAGGGCCCGGCTGGCGCGGCGGCACTCGGCCTCGCCACTGTGGATCCACTGCATCCTCGATCCAGTCACTTACTGATCGCAAGTGGGTTACCGGTCGTTTGTCGCCTGCGATCCGCCCCAGCGAGCATGACGTCATGCCCGACTATGGTCACGAGCTGCGCTTCGGCAGCTTCGTCACGCCCGTCAACGCCGCGCCGCAGCACGCGGCCGGCCTCTCGGTCCTGAGCGAGGACCTGGGACTGGACGTGGTCACGTTCCAGGACCATCCGTACCAGGCCGGTTTCCTGGACACCTGGACGCTGCTGACCTGGGTGGCCGCGCGCACGTCCCGGATCCACGTCGCCGGCAACGTGCTGAACCTGCCGCTGCGCCCGCCGGCCGTACTCGCCAGGGCCGTGGCGAGTTTGGACCTGCTCAGCGGCGGCCGGGCCGTGCTCGGGCTCGGCGCGGGCGGGTTACCGGACGCGGTCGCTGCGATGGGCGGCCCGCGCCGCACCATCGGCCAGGCGGTGAGCGCGCTGGACGAGGCGCTCGACGTGATCCGCGGCATCTGGGCCGGCGACGACCCCGGGCCGCTGCGCGTGGACGGCCGGTTCTACCGGGTCGACGGACTGCGGCGCGGCCCGTCCCCGGCGCACCACGTCCCGATCTGGCTGGGTGCGTACAAGCCGCGGATGCAGCGGATCATCGGGGCGAAGGCGGACGGCTGGCTGCCGAGCTCGCCCGCGCTCGAGGCCGGCGATCTCGCGCGCGGCAACCGGGTCATCGACGCGGCAGCGACCGCGGCGGGCCGTGATCCCAAGGACATCACCCGCCTGCTGAACGTCACGCCCGCGGACACCGCCGCCGACCTC
This genomic interval carries:
- a CDS encoding alpha/beta hydrolase, whose translation is MSLRITRLFRILGSAIAILLVAVLLAVVAVLTWPLDGGDLHPAGQRLTFADARARIDGKIAADAADPGILPECRSLSLIHEVRPAARSVLLLYGFTACPAQFAELARTFHDQGYNVYVPLAPRHGYADRTALGGLRAQDLATYASDALDVAGALGAEAGVVGLSGGGMLTTRLVTERPDDVRRLLVISPFYRPGPDRAAPILIRPLAVLYGLRVLPDRVDEKNMSFTALAQYVRLTETLDVGRTGGNLASIAVVTSVNDSLIGLGRAVSIPRAVAQARGLSLATHEFPAEAGLPHDLVEPDDIGAAKDDAYRLYLRLYEGRSAS
- a CDS encoding sigma-70 family RNA polymerase sigma factor, translated to MHDDRLTATDDDPACEDARLRSLYEEHRPWLHRRLMRLLNGDRHLVEDVLQETAVRAWRHPDARGPDGTWRSQWLYTVARNLAFDHIRALRRASAAREAGAGEPTRYDAIDRMMTSWQVRDAVAQLPDRLRAVLIEVYLLDRPMQETADRLGVPLGTVKSRLYYALRALRASLAEPHQERAARGRRAVTPGAARRDP
- a CDS encoding AAA family ATPase, which encodes MPTFLSHDHYLVGRRDEERQLDELIRDVLAGRGGALVLRGEAGIGKSALLAYAADAVPGTQTVRASGSEFEQELPYAGLHQLCLPLLPDLDDLPPRHRDALRSAFGLAGGTPDPFQVGMAALGLLAAAARRRPLLCLIDDAAWLDEASSKIMMFLARRITADPIGMLFAVRSGQEPDSFEKLPGLLVRGLPDEDARALLAAHRPFPLDDQVRDRLVAEAQGNPLALLELPRAGGFAPPDASSVPARVEHGYRARLAGLSAPARLLLTAASADPTGDPGLLWETARLLDIDVTAAGAEVSATGLADFGLRIRFCHPLARSAVYRAATPADRQAVHGALAAATDPEIAPDRRAWHHAQSVTGPDDWVAAELEWCASRAQARGGVAAAAAFLERAVELSAHPGRRIDRTLAAGQAHLDAGLTEAAMNLLNTLEHAALDEQQQAHVELLQGRAAFTLYRDGRGPELMTRAARRLAAIDAEQARHAFVDAVEMSLFAGQGGDIIHRVVAAARLAPPSAAPDLLDALIALVDRGFPAATPLLRRTLFDGDEPYWTRRPALASLIAFELWDQDAYREITEWLVKRGRQSGSPSVLQLGLAQEAGGAVTEGDIGRAIAASAEEVAVADAAGVPSLLNHRLYLAAIRGRRDEFARLVRAAVAVQGPGRITNLDTATATLHNGLADYPAALAAARKAVENGGIILTGPALPELVEAAVNCGEPDTAATALASLTARTEASGTAAGLGIAAYARGLVTGDEHQFRDAIELLTDGGLVSPLGRAHLLYGEWLCRAGRHDECREQLRTAHHLLSRSGHEGFAQRAADGLSRLGEPVRPRLEEPYEQLTMQELAVARLVAAGATSREVAGQLYISKRTVDAHLRNIFRKLGLTSRRQLKDHAGLLQE
- a CDS encoding winged helix-turn-helix transcriptional regulator, with the translated sequence MQWIHSGEAECRRASRALEVVGQRWSPGILIALARGTERFTEIAASVAGISARMLSVRTAAARDRRAGPPHGRAHHAGGAP